From Hyalangium ruber, the proteins below share one genomic window:
- a CDS encoding proline dehydrogenase family protein has translation MLATAHLSRSALLFLSRREGLKDVATRLGPLRELAGRFIAGETLEEAVQAVKALNAQGLMASFDHLNEAVRTVEETRAEVGEYRRLMTRIDQVGVRANVSLKLTQCGLLFDKALALENARAVVSEAASRGSFVRVDMEQSAVTQDTLDTVRALHAEFGEAHVGAVLQSYLRRTEADARALCAERVRIRLCKGAYLEEPRVAFPDKRDVDANFIRVMKVLLDSGVYHGIATHDERMIDATLDYAERQRLPKGAFEFQMLYGIRRDLQVQLAKTGFPVRIYVPYGKYWYPYFMRRLAERPANLWFVVKNMVKG, from the coding sequence ATGCTCGCCACCGCCCACCTGTCCCGCTCCGCTCTGTTGTTCCTCTCGCGCCGCGAGGGGTTGAAGGATGTCGCCACGCGCCTGGGTCCGCTGCGGGAGTTGGCGGGGCGCTTCATCGCCGGCGAGACGCTGGAGGAGGCAGTGCAGGCGGTGAAGGCGCTGAACGCGCAGGGGCTGATGGCGAGCTTCGACCACCTGAACGAGGCGGTGCGGACGGTGGAGGAGACGCGCGCGGAGGTGGGGGAGTACCGCCGGTTGATGACGCGCATCGACCAGGTGGGGGTGCGGGCCAATGTCTCGTTGAAGCTGACGCAGTGTGGGTTGCTGTTCGACAAGGCGTTGGCGCTGGAGAACGCGCGCGCGGTGGTGTCGGAGGCGGCCTCGCGGGGCTCGTTCGTGCGAGTGGACATGGAGCAGAGCGCGGTGACGCAGGACACGCTGGACACGGTGCGCGCGCTGCACGCGGAGTTCGGCGAGGCGCACGTGGGCGCGGTGTTGCAGAGCTACCTGCGGCGCACGGAGGCGGACGCGCGCGCGCTGTGTGCCGAGCGGGTGCGCATCCGGCTGTGCAAGGGGGCGTACCTGGAGGAGCCGCGGGTGGCGTTCCCGGACAAGCGAGACGTGGATGCGAACTTCATCCGGGTGATGAAGGTGTTGTTGGACAGCGGCGTGTATCACGGCATCGCCACGCACGATGAGCGGATGATCGACGCGACGCTGGACTACGCGGAGCGGCAGCGGCTGCCCAAGGGAGCCTTCGAGTTCCAGATGCTCTATGGCATCCGGCGGGACTTGCAGGTGCAGCTGGCGAAGACAGGGTTTCCGGTGCGCATCTACGTTCCATACGGGAAATATTGGTATCCGTACTTCATGCGCCGGCTCGCCGAGCGCCCCGCCAACCTGTGGTTCGTGGTGAAGAACATGGTGAAGGGCTAG
- a CDS encoding lysophospholipid acyltransferase family protein produces MFRLAEAGAALSASYHRARLLGTEHLPEGPVLLVGNHGVWGYETPAFFHLLHQETGRYPLGLAERGFFRIPLVRTVLPWLGGVEGTRDNALAALQAGNLVVCYPGGAHETFKRPHNRYTLRWERALGFVRLAARAGVPIVPFAGFGVDDTFLYPPGEERLCVRLSEGEKYRMPLVVGLGPLPLPVRLTFAVGEPHEPPPEDAPESRLRAFRDRVAASVRRLLLRACHA; encoded by the coding sequence GTGTTCCGCCTGGCGGAGGCGGGCGCCGCCCTCTCCGCGTCCTACCACCGCGCCCGGTTGCTGGGCACCGAGCACCTGCCCGAGGGCCCGGTGCTGCTGGTGGGCAACCATGGGGTGTGGGGCTACGAGACGCCCGCCTTCTTCCACCTGCTGCACCAGGAGACAGGGCGCTATCCGCTGGGGCTGGCCGAGCGGGGATTCTTCCGCATTCCCCTGGTGCGCACGGTGCTGCCGTGGCTCGGCGGAGTGGAGGGCACGCGGGACAACGCGCTCGCGGCGCTCCAGGCCGGCAACCTCGTCGTCTGTTATCCGGGCGGGGCGCATGAGACGTTCAAGCGTCCGCACAACCGCTACACCCTGCGCTGGGAGCGGGCGCTGGGCTTCGTGCGGCTGGCGGCGCGGGCCGGGGTGCCCATCGTCCCCTTCGCGGGCTTCGGGGTGGATGACACCTTCCTGTACCCGCCGGGAGAGGAGCGGCTGTGCGTGCGACTCTCGGAGGGCGAGAAGTACCGCATGCCGCTGGTGGTGGGGCTGGGGCCGCTGCCGTTGCCGGTGCGGCTCACCTTCGCGGTGGGCGAGCCACACGAGCCGCCTCCGGAGGATGCGCCCGAGTCGCGCCTGCGGGCCTTCCGGGACCGGGTGGCCGCCAGCGTGCGGCGCCTGCTCTTGAGGGCGTGCCATGCTTGA
- a CDS encoding alpha/beta fold hydrolase, with amino-acid sequence MLEATAHAPRLVPEPEDIQQGYELPLEERLVRGAPVRLFTFPEGTRDVSRTVVCLPGLGASGRSFAPMAPLAPHLRLLLWTPTLRTPLTHSPLQWNVEALEHPSAQLPKRFSLVGSSFGSLVALAFSLAHPERVRSLVLVSPVASVHRVRRWALSLSTLVRMPKPFAYVFAPTVARVLGGRRLPPEGRAEIVREARRLSPMELLRRLRDVLEADYLGALERLRVPTLVIHGARDHLVPLSYARDVASRIPGGRLEVLREASHLPYMSHTEAFNAFVGDFLLQHLS; translated from the coding sequence ATGCTTGAGGCCACCGCGCACGCGCCCCGGCTCGTCCCCGAGCCGGAGGACATTCAGCAAGGCTACGAGCTGCCACTCGAGGAGCGGCTGGTGCGCGGCGCGCCGGTGCGCCTGTTCACCTTCCCCGAGGGCACGCGGGATGTTTCGCGCACCGTGGTGTGCCTGCCGGGGCTGGGGGCCTCGGGACGCTCCTTCGCGCCCATGGCGCCGCTGGCCCCGCACCTGCGGCTGCTGTTGTGGACGCCCACGCTGCGCACGCCGCTCACGCACTCGCCGCTGCAGTGGAACGTGGAGGCGCTGGAGCACCCCTCCGCGCAGCTCCCCAAGCGCTTCTCGCTGGTGGGCTCCTCCTTCGGCAGCCTCGTGGCGCTGGCCTTCTCCCTGGCCCATCCGGAGCGGGTGCGCTCGCTGGTGCTGGTGTCCCCGGTGGCCAGCGTCCACCGCGTGCGGCGCTGGGCCTTGAGCCTCTCCACGCTGGTGCGCATGCCCAAGCCGTTCGCCTATGTGTTCGCCCCCACCGTGGCGCGGGTGCTCGGCGGGCGGCGGCTTCCGCCCGAGGGGCGCGCGGAGATTGTCCGCGAGGCGCGCCGGCTCTCGCCCATGGAGCTGCTGCGCCGGCTGCGCGACGTGCTGGAAGCCGACTACCTGGGCGCGCTGGAGCGCCTGCGCGTCCCCACGCTGGTGATTCACGGCGCGCGAGACCACCTGGTGCCGCTCAGCTACGCGCGGGACGTGGCTTCTCGCATTCCGGGTGGCCGGCTCGAGGTGCTCCGCGAGGCCAGCCACCTGCCGTACATGAGCCATACCGAGGCCTTCAACGCCTTCGTCGGCGACTTCCTGTTGCAACACCTGTCCTGA
- a CDS encoding PIN domain-containing protein, translating to MSFVVLYDACVLYPAPLRDLLVRLGLSGLVQAKWTEQILDECFRSIARQRPELAPRQLERSRRLLSEAIPDCMVTGHEALVGGLSGLPDADDRHVVAAAIRCGAQVIVTFNLKDFPGEQLARYAMEAQHPDDFVLSLIDLDAAEVARVIREQSAALKNPPRTVAEVLELLRHQGLARSVARLKEFLGGG from the coding sequence ATGTCCTTCGTCGTGCTGTACGACGCCTGTGTTCTCTACCCGGCGCCGCTCAGGGACCTGCTCGTTCGGTTGGGCCTCTCGGGGTTGGTCCAGGCGAAGTGGACGGAGCAGATCCTGGACGAGTGCTTTCGAAGCATCGCGCGGCAGCGGCCGGAGCTGGCGCCTCGGCAACTGGAGCGCAGCCGGAGGCTCCTGAGCGAAGCCATTCCGGACTGCATGGTGACGGGCCATGAGGCGCTCGTGGGAGGCCTCTCCGGTCTGCCGGACGCGGATGATCGACACGTCGTCGCCGCGGCCATTCGCTGTGGCGCGCAGGTCATCGTGACCTTCAACTTGAAGGACTTTCCGGGAGAGCAGCTGGCGCGGTACGCGATGGAGGCGCAGCACCCGGATGACTTCGTGCTGAGCCTGATCGATCTCGATGCGGCGGAGGTGGCCCGGGTCATCCGCGAGCAGTCGGCCGCGTTGAAGAACCCTCCGAGGACGGTGGCGGAGGTGCTGGAACTCCTCCGCCACCAGGGGTTGGCCCGCTCCGTTGCGCGACTGAAGGAGTTCCTCGGAGGAGGCTAA
- a CDS encoding thioredoxin family protein, whose protein sequence is MPDLTAHLAPGKVTVFDFYADWCAPCRKVDAHVFGLLNQRSDIAYRKLNVVSWESPLAKRYLGGVPNLPYLVVYGKDGQPVRSVTGFDLSALDAAISEGASR, encoded by the coding sequence GTGCCGGACCTCACCGCCCACCTCGCTCCTGGCAAGGTCACCGTCTTCGACTTCTACGCCGACTGGTGCGCGCCCTGCCGCAAGGTGGATGCGCATGTGTTTGGCCTGCTCAACCAGCGCTCGGACATCGCCTACCGCAAGCTCAACGTCGTCTCCTGGGAGTCGCCTCTCGCCAAGCGCTACCTCGGTGGCGTGCCCAACCTCCCCTACCTCGTCGTCTATGGAAAGGATGGTCAGCCCGTGCGCAGTGTGACGGGGTTTGATCTCTCCGCCCTCGACGCCGCTATCTCCGAGGGGGCCTCGCGATGA